The following are encoded in a window of Pseudalgibacter alginicilyticus genomic DNA:
- a CDS encoding FAD:protein FMN transferase encodes MCFFNRKYQVVLLLLMLIVSYSVDAKCYVFDKNKLGGNFQIIVYSSLSEDRVNQVVNNAYVLVDSLNIILSNYDSFSEISLLNSTKKSKAPSHHLLNVLKASQDAYKLTNGYFDISIQPLMLLWSASASNGTVPSQKELDKLSKKIGLSKVLKIRNNNTIILKRKGSLELGGIAKGYIIDQVYAYLKQHQLTSFLIEAAGDIRVYGKPEYKDNWVVGLSSTNKTQEIVQLKSGEAIATSGKTYRFYTIEGINYSHILNPKSLGPITHSNTTSVISNNATTADYLASAFNIITNKHEVNEVLENYPFTALILFNEKEIVFASELFLNQQNINNEK; translated from the coding sequence ATGTGTTTTTTTAATAGAAAATATCAAGTTGTTTTGTTACTTTTAATGTTAATTGTAAGTTACTCAGTTGATGCTAAATGTTACGTTTTTGACAAAAATAAGTTGGGTGGAAACTTTCAAATTATAGTATATTCAAGTTTAAGTGAAGATCGGGTAAACCAAGTGGTCAATAATGCTTATGTTTTGGTAGATTCATTAAATATTATTTTAAGTAATTACGATTCGTTTAGTGAAATTTCATTATTAAATTCGACTAAGAAATCAAAAGCACCTTCACATCATTTATTAAATGTTTTAAAAGCCTCACAAGATGCTTATAAGTTAACTAATGGGTATTTTGATATTTCAATCCAACCATTAATGTTACTTTGGAGTGCTTCTGCTTCAAATGGAACAGTACCAAGTCAAAAAGAATTGGATAAGTTAAGTAAAAAAATAGGCTTATCGAAAGTATTAAAAATCAGAAATAATAATACAATTATTTTAAAACGAAAAGGTTCTTTGGAGTTGGGAGGTATCGCAAAAGGATATATTATTGATCAGGTGTATGCTTATTTAAAACAACATCAACTCACATCATTTTTAATAGAGGCAGCTGGAGATATTCGGGTTTATGGCAAACCAGAATATAAAGATAATTGGGTCGTTGGCCTTTCGTCCACAAATAAAACGCAGGAAATCGTTCAATTAAAATCTGGTGAGGCTATTGCAACTTCAGGAAAAACTTATCGATTTTACACAATTGAAGGCATCAACTATTCACATATTCTTAATCCTAAAAGTTTAGGCCCAATTACGCATTCCAATACGACTTCGGTAATTTCAAATAATGCCACTACGGCAGATTATTTGGCATCCGCATTTAATATAATTACTAACAAACATGAAGTTAACGAAGTTTTAGAAAATTACCCATTTACAGCGTTAATTCTGTTTAATGAAAAAGAAATAGTTTTTGCTTCCGAATTATTTTTAAACCAACAAAATATAAACAATGAAAAATAA